The genomic stretch AGCTAATTTGATTCATGCAAATCGTGAGTCGTTGAAATTTATGGAGTTGGAGATGATCAATCTAAATGAAATATGCCTAATATTACAACAGCAATATGgattcaacaatcaatgCAGTAAATACTTTACAGCACTAAATCTTATTAAAGTGGATCAATGCACAGACTATCCAATTATACAATTGACTCATTGGTTAAAGAATTGTAAACAAATCATCTATCTTAACCACTTCTTATCAACATTTGTTGTCCTCCAGcaaaattcatcaaataatggAATAAAAGAATTCAAATACCATATGTCTTTATTCAAGTATAAGATGCAGAAATACAAACAGGAGATTAAGTCTAATTGAGATGGGATTTGTGATATTAAGAATAGCTGTGTATCTAGCCCATAACAGTACACGCATAAGGTattgagaaaaaaaatggaaaaaaaataactaCAACCAACAAAAGACAAATAGTAAACTTGATTTTCGCCTCTCTTAAATCACTATTTTAAACCTAATTGCGTCCAAAGCTCTTAAATCAAGTACTCCCTGAACGTGACATGAGTGATAAGCTTGCAAGAACAATTCAAAGATTTCAAGCCAAAATCGATAGTGGTTCGTTCTATGAAGCCCATCAAACATTAAGAACAATCACCAACAGATATGTTAAAgcaaaacaatataaagAGGCTCGGGATTTGTTATACCAGGGGTCCAcgattttattaaaaaataaagaatttgcATCTGCATCTGacttgataaattatttaatccAGATTTATGACGAAGAAGGAATCTTGGTGAGTGATAAGGATGCcaagttgaaattgattgatttgatttcgAACTTGCCTAACAACGATCCTAGTTTGAGTGACTTGGCCAAATCCAGTCTCAACTGGTCAAAGAAATCTCCTGGATGTGAGAAGTTTGGTGATTGCGAGTTACATCATTTATTTGGTTCCAAGTTTTTAAAGTTTGTTGAATATGGAACTTCTCAACACGATATTGAGCTGGAAAATGGCAAAGTAGTTTTGGATCCTGAAGAAAGAGCAAAAGTTTTTGCGATAGCAGAATTGCATTTGGTTTTGGGTACTTTTGAAAGTGTGCCATTGTATATTAACTATTTAGTACAATATGCAAAAGCCAACCCTGAAGTTGATCCAGGGGTATTTTTGGGCCGGGCCATCGTAAACTATTCTTACTTGAAGAATATCAAATTTGTCAAAGAAGCACaggatatttttttgaaagagATAGAAGTGACAAATAAGGAAACACTAAAATCTGATTTCctattttatcaaaactaCCCGGTTTTGAACTTTTTGCAATTATTGGTTATTACTTTACAAAAGGAGCACACGTCAAATAGTCAAAAGTTTGTCAAATTATACGAACAATACAGGGGCACTTTGCAACAATACGAACTTCTTGCTCCTGTAGAATATTTGGGCAAAATCTACTTTAACGTTAATATTGGTAACTCCAATCAACAGGGGAATATGTTGGCTAATATTATGAGTGGCTTATTTAAATAGGAGGGGTTGAAAGAATGAGATGCTCTACAAACAATTGTACAAGGCGGATGTAGTATCTAATGATAATGCAAacataaaataaaattaatatataCGATATGTGTATGTAtgtttctgtttctgtttcaaaattttttcggaattaattctaataattaTCTTGTTTAGGGTTTTCGTCGTCAATAGTGTCTTTTAAAATAGATGACATGTTCAATGCATCAACTAATTCTGGTCTTTTCAGTTTTAGCAACTCGTGTTTTGCCTCAGAATAAGTACACCACCTTCTTTGTCTTTTCTTCATCTCTGGCCAAGATGTACTCAATTGATCGACTTgcaattcaaaaaaatgaaattcgGATTTAGGAGTAGCAACATCAGGATCAAATTCACCCTTAATAACTGGTGCTTGACTCCCTCTAGAGTCCAAAACAACTGGCAATTTCTTTATGATTATTCCTTCTACCCCAGCTTCTTCCCAAGTCTCTCTAACAGCAGTTTCCAATTCAGACTCGTCCAATTCATTGCCACCTTTGGGGACTATCCAACGGTTTTTATGTTTCGAAGATGATatcataataattttgtctTTGGTTTCATTGAGACACATACACCCAGCAACTATCCTTGCCCCTGTTTCTGAATTATAACGCTGATTCTCACGACCTTCTCTGGCTGTTTGTGACTTTACTGGTAAATTTGGGTTGTTGTAGTTCTGCAGCTGTTCCATATTCTCTAGGTATATATGGGCTCAGATGTAAATGTTCGTCAGCAAATTgaagtcaaaaaaaaacaagagtTGAAATAGCAATATAAAGGATAAGTCACTTGGCCACTTCTTTTAGCCTCGAAAATGTGTTTCTGAAAAAATATAGAACCTTTATGAAATGTATTTTTGAATACAAATATTGAAGACAAAGCAACGCACggttatttttatatttctgGGGTTAGTATTGTCGTTTCTTGCACTACCTCAACAAACCAACGAAAAAAGAGGATTTTCAAAAAGCAATGTTTTTGctcctctttttttcacattTGACTCTCTTTCCAAAGTTAGTTTTCAAGAAAAGCGTCGTTTTGATGGCAAGTAACTGATAACCTTTTGATTAGTTACATATTTGTATAGAATATAATGGTAGAGGTGTAAGCTTTACAGTGGTTTTTATGACTGTTTGAGTTTATATCATTTTTACACTACTTTTAAAGTGAAGTGTGAGgtttgcaaaaaaaaaagacccAATATGCGAAATACTAGTcgaaaggaaaaaaaaaatagttgaAGGCAATTGCCACTgtatttcaatatcaacagACTTacattgatcaattgaatcatcCATCAATTCACTCAATTGCATTTAagtttttatattttgtataacttttttttttgaaaaacaagaagaaaacaatcACGAAAAATGAATCACGATCCATACAGTTGGGGTAGACCATCCAATGACACCTATGGTCCAtacaattacaaaattgCTCATGCCAATAACAACCAAGTTGAACAGACTACCCATAATTTCCCTAAAATGAATACTCAACAACCAATAATTACTGGTACCTCAGTGATTGCttctaaattcaaaaatggGGTGATAATGGCCGCAGACCATGTTGGATCGTATGGTTCATTATTGCGATTCAATAACATTGAAAGATTGATTAAAGTAGGTAAGGAGACTGTTGTTGGTATTTCTGGAGACATTTCAGACTTGCAGTATATTGTTAGATTGTTGGatgaattagaaattgatgaagagGTTTATGATAATGATGGCGGTGAATACTTGAGAGCCCCCAATGTGCATGAATATTTGTCACGAGTTTTGTACAATCGAAGATCTAAGATGAATCCATTATGGAATGCCATCATTGTTGGTGGGTTTAACAAGGACCGTACtccatttttgaaatatgttgatttattggGAGTTACTTACCATGCCAGTACCATGGCCACAGGGTTTGGTTCACATTTGGCTATCCCATTGTTGAGAAACTTGATTCCGGAAGATAAGGATTATGTTAAAGTTGACGAGCAACAAGTTAGCAAAGCCGTAGAAGATTCCATGAGAGTTTTGTTTTATCGTGATGCTAGATCTGGTGAGAATTATTCGGTGGTGATAATCAAGCTTGATGAAAATACAGGTGAATTAAgctttcaatttatcaaggATGCCAAAgttcaaaatcaaagttGGAAATTTGCCGGGGATATTAGAGGATATGGTAGTTCACAACAATAAAGTTATTAGTATACGAGACTTGAATTTGTTACTTCAATTAAGTTGTAGAATTTTTTTCCTCTAAAAATTAGCGTAAACAGATACAAAGACTTGTCTTGCTGTCGAtatcttttgtttttgaaaagatATCTCTCGTTCATTAAATGGTTATCTTTTCGGTACTACTAACCCATTTGTTCTCAAGATTTTGGATTTTCGTATCATTTTTGTTGCAAATTCAGGAGAAAAAATTGCTTTTACCAAAATCATTACCAACGTGTAATGTCATGACACAAGCAAAATGTAGTAATGCTAATTGCTATATCATAAAAAGTCTTGACCAAAACAGGTTGAAACAATAGACTAAAGAGACCAACTGTGTTTTTGGTATactattaaaaaaaagtgatTTAGCAACAATGGGGTTCAATCGCTATTACACCACTGTTTGAGTGCTTATGAAATAACACGTTCtaataaaaacaatcaCAGGAAACAATTTTAGTACAGATAGATCCTAGATTACTTTGTCAATACTTGAATCTACTAAACTTATGGATTTTTTGATCTatggaaattgaaaaaaagggTTACTGGAACAATCAAGAATACACTTCCAGAATTGACAGCTca from Candida albicans SC5314 chromosome 5, complete sequence encodes the following:
- a CDS encoding proteasome core particle subunit beta 7 (20S proteasome subunit (beta7); protein present in exponential and stationary growth phase yeast cultures); translation: MNHDPYSWGRPSNDTYGPYNYKIAHANNNQVEQTTHNFPKMNTQQPIITGTSVIASKFKNGVIMAADHVGSYGSLLRFNNIERLIKVGKETVVGISGDISDLQYIVRLLDELEIDEEVYDNDGGEYLRAPNVHEYLSRVLYNRRSKMNPLWNAIIVGGFNKDRTPFLKYVDLLGVTYHASTMATGFGSHLAIPLLRNLIPEDKDYVKVDEQQVSKAVEDSMRVLFYRDARSGENYSVVIIKLDENTGELSFQFIKDAKVQNQSWKFAGDIRGYGSSQQ
- a CDS encoding polyphosphatase (Putative polyphosphate phosphatase; role in hydrolysis of diphosphorylated inositol polyphosphates and diadenosine polyphosphates; Spider biofilm induced) gives rise to the protein MEQSQNYNNPNLPVKSQTAREGRENQRYNSETGARIVAGCMCLNETKDKIIMISSSKHKNRWIVPKGGNELDESELETAVRETWEEAGVEGIIIKKLPVVLDSRGSQAPVIKGEFDPDVATPKSEFHFFELQVDQLSTSWPEMKKRQRRWCTYSEAKHELLKSKRPELVDALNMSSILKDTIDDENPKQDNY
- a CDS encoding uncharacterized protein (Protein with a role in insertion of tail-anchored proteins into the ER membrane; Spider biofilm repressed), yielding MSDKLARTIQRFQAKIDSGSFYEAHQTLRTITNRYVKAKQYKEARDLLYQGSTILLKNKEFASASDLINYLIQIYDEEGILVSDKDAKLKLIDLISNLPNNDPSLSDLAKSSLNWSKKSPGCEKFGDCELHHLFGSKFLKFVEYGTSQHDIESENGKVVLDPEERAKVFAIAELHLVLGTFESVPLYINYLVQYAKANPEVDPGVFLGRAIVNYSYLKNIKFVKEAQDIFLKEIEVTNKETLKSDFLFYQNYPVLNFLQLLVITLQKEHTSNSQKFVKLYEQYRGTLQQYELLAPVEYLGKIYFNVNIGNSNQQGNMLANIMSGLFK